From Gemmatimonadaceae bacterium, the proteins below share one genomic window:
- a CDS encoding prepilin-type N-terminal cleavage/methylation domain-containing protein — MRTRAGVSLVEVIVALMLLGIGVSGTMASITAAARLRDAARAREAMSAAAADRLDWFRAYACAALDTVSADTAARVISAWSVTDSATIRQLRIDVRDARQRVPDFRVEARFPCA, encoded by the coding sequence ATGCGAACGCGAGCGGGCGTCTCCTTGGTCGAAGTGATCGTCGCACTGATGTTGCTGGGCATCGGGGTCAGCGGCACGATGGCCAGCATCACCGCGGCGGCGCGTCTCCGCGACGCGGCACGCGCTCGCGAGGCCATGTCGGCTGCCGCCGCCGATCGCCTGGACTGGTTCCGGGCCTACGCCTGCGCCGCGCTAGACACGGTGTCGGCGGACACGGCGGCCCGAGTGATCAGCGCCTGGTCGGTGACGGACTCCGCGACGATCCGCCAGTTGCGCATCGATGTCCGCGATGCGCGGCAGCGCGTGCCCGACTTCCGGGTGGAGGCGCGATTTCCGTGCGCTTGA
- a CDS encoding prepilin-type N-terminal cleavage/methylation domain-containing protein, which yields MSNKKGFTLIELLIVVVIIGILAAIAIPKFANTKEKAYIASMKADLRNLVTAEEAYFSDNTAYGTLAQLGTGYTTSAGVTVTATPDAGLGWQASASHTSTTQTCAIKVGSQVGSGENEGEPVCG from the coding sequence CTGAGCAACAAGAAGGGCTTCACGCTGATCGAGCTCCTCATCGTCGTCGTGATCATCGGCATCCTGGCCGCGATCGCGATCCCGAAGTTCGCGAACACGAAGGAGAAGGCCTACATCGCCTCGATGAAGGCTGACCTCCGTAACCTCGTGACCGCCGAGGAAGCGTACTTCTCCGACAACACCGCGTACGGCACCCTGGCCCAGCTGGGCACGGGCTACACCACGTCGGCTGGCGTGACCGTCACGGCCACCCCGGATGCCGGCCTTGGCTGGCAGGCGTCGGCTTCGCACACCTCGACCACGCAGACCTGCGCGATCAAGGTTGGCAGCCAGGTGGGTTCGGGCGAGAACGAGGGTGAGCCGGTCTGCGGCTGA